The Arachis hypogaea cultivar Tifrunner chromosome 16, arahy.Tifrunner.gnm2.J5K5, whole genome shotgun sequence genome contains a region encoding:
- the LOC140179735 gene encoding uncharacterized protein isoform X1, translated as MLVEAMETSIANGAASAVTNTASAAFTHHHNHHHHNLHHNNNNNQLHHQQSGFYGDSSEEELSVLPRHTKVVVTGNNRTKSVLVGLQGVVKKAVGLGGWHWLVLTNGIEVKLQRNALSVIEAPTGNEEDDDLEFENVQWNGSDMASDDTQKSHKSRHRTHRSLGSSHKTMSRSFSGDSQSKGSISMPHGGTKVDLSKLEMAALWRYWRHFNLVDAVPNPSKEQLVDVVQRHFMSQQMDELQVIMGFVQAAKRLKTVCK; from the exons ATGCTGGTAGAAGCAATGGAAACTTCAATAGCAAATGGTGCTGCTAGTGCTGTTACTAATACTGCTTCTGCTGCTTTCACTCATCACCATAATCACCACCACCATAATCTccaccataataataataataatcagctTCATCATCAGCAGAGTGGCTTCTACGGTGATAGCAGCGAAGAGGAACTATCGGTGCTTCCTCGCCACACCAAAGTCGTTGTAACTGGCAACAACCGCACCAAATCCGTGCTCGTTGGTCTTCAAGGCGTTGTTAAGAAAGCCGTTGGTTTAGGAGGATGGCACTGGCTG gtTCTTACAAATGGAATTGAAGTGAAGCTGCAAAGGAATGCACTTAGCGTGATTGAAGCTCCCACAGGAAATGAGGAAGATGACGACCTTGAATTTGAAAATGTGCAGTGGAATGGATCAGATATGG CATCAGATGACACTCAAAAGTCCCACAAATCGAGGCATAGAACGCATAGATCGTTGGGATCGTCTCACAAGACTATGAGCAGGTCCTTCTCCGGTGATTCACAATCTAAGGGGTCCATTTCAATGCCGCATGGAGGGACG AAGGTTGACCTGAGTAAATTGGAGATGGCTGCATTATGGAGATATTGGAGACACTTCAATCTG GTTGATGCAGTTCCAAACCCATCAAAAGAGCAGCTAGTGGATGTTGTTCAGAGGCATTTCATGTCACAG CAAATGGACGAATTGCAAGTGATTATGGGATTTGTCCAAGCTGCAAAGAGGCTTAAGACAGTGTGCAAATGA
- the LOC140179735 gene encoding uncharacterized protein isoform X2, with protein sequence MLVEAMETSIANGAASAVTNTASAAFTHHHNHHHHNLHHNNNNNQLHHQQSGFYGDSSEEELSVLPRHTKVVVTGNNRTKSVLVGLQGVVKKAVGLGGWHWLVLTNGIEVKLQRNALSVIEAPTGNEEDDDLEFENVQWNGSDMASDDTQKSHKSRHRTHRSLGSSHKTMSRSFSGDSQSKGSISMPHGGTVDLSKLEMAALWRYWRHFNLVDAVPNPSKEQLVDVVQRHFMSQQMDELQVIMGFVQAAKRLKTVCK encoded by the exons ATGCTGGTAGAAGCAATGGAAACTTCAATAGCAAATGGTGCTGCTAGTGCTGTTACTAATACTGCTTCTGCTGCTTTCACTCATCACCATAATCACCACCACCATAATCTccaccataataataataataatcagctTCATCATCAGCAGAGTGGCTTCTACGGTGATAGCAGCGAAGAGGAACTATCGGTGCTTCCTCGCCACACCAAAGTCGTTGTAACTGGCAACAACCGCACCAAATCCGTGCTCGTTGGTCTTCAAGGCGTTGTTAAGAAAGCCGTTGGTTTAGGAGGATGGCACTGGCTG gtTCTTACAAATGGAATTGAAGTGAAGCTGCAAAGGAATGCACTTAGCGTGATTGAAGCTCCCACAGGAAATGAGGAAGATGACGACCTTGAATTTGAAAATGTGCAGTGGAATGGATCAGATATGG CATCAGATGACACTCAAAAGTCCCACAAATCGAGGCATAGAACGCATAGATCGTTGGGATCGTCTCACAAGACTATGAGCAGGTCCTTCTCCGGTGATTCACAATCTAAGGGGTCCATTTCAATGCCGCATGGAGGGACG GTTGACCTGAGTAAATTGGAGATGGCTGCATTATGGAGATATTGGAGACACTTCAATCTG GTTGATGCAGTTCCAAACCCATCAAAAGAGCAGCTAGTGGATGTTGTTCAGAGGCATTTCATGTCACAG CAAATGGACGAATTGCAAGTGATTATGGGATTTGTCCAAGCTGCAAAGAGGCTTAAGACAGTGTGCAAATGA